The Bacillota bacterium DNA segment AGGCGATGATCGAGTATACCGAGAAGCTCGGGGTCGGGTCGGGGGCCGTCCGGACCATCATCGGGACGATGAGCATCCACCTCGAACTCGAACGCCGCCTGGCTGAGTTCAAGCACACCGAGGCGGTGCTGGTCTTTCAGTCCGGGTTCACCTGCAACTCGGGGGTCATTCCGGCCATCGTCGGCAAGGGCGACGTCTGCATCAGCGACGAGCTCAACCACGCCAGCATCATCGA contains these protein-coding regions:
- a CDS encoding aminotransferase class I/II-fold pyridoxal phosphate-dependent enzyme, with translation MAQGPLGFLEDELNQLRQQGIYRPLRELQSAQGPRAVIDGKAVINLSSNNYLGLATHPKLEKAMIEYTEKLGVGSGAVRTIIGTMSIHLELERRLAEFKHTEAVLVFQSGFTCNSGVIPAIVGKGDVCISDELNHASII